The stretch of DNA GTGTTCTCGAAGTATCCGTAGTGCGTGGGGTACTGCATGGAGGTGAAGAGGACGCGGTCCAGGCGGACGCGGCCGGTCTCGTGGTCAACTTCGTACTTGACGCGTGATCCCTTGGGGATCTCGATGGTCACGTCATGCTTCATGGAATGCTCCTCGGCAATTGCAGGGGGTTCGCGGCACACTTGACGGCCCTTTAAAGGGAGTGTCCGTGCCGCCGACTATTATTGAGGATATAGCGAGAGGCCCTGGAATCAGGAACTTGTGGGGAAATTTCAGGACTTGAGGATCAGCACCAGCATGACCAAACCAACTGCCGCGGAACCATGGCTCGACCGTGTCCGCCATGGTCTCCGGGGCACCGTCCCGGCCCTGAAACGCTTCTGGCCTTCGGTTTTGCCGGCGGTACTCCTGGTGGTCCTCATCGTCCCCGGGGCCCTGCTGGTTGCCCCGGGTTTCCTGGGGCCGGAGGCGCCTGCACCCGCTCCGCCGGCGCCGGAATGGCAGCAGCCTCCCGCCACATTGTCACCAGCGCGGGGACTTGCCCCGCTGGATGATTCGGCGGACGTCCCGCTCGCGTCCAGCGTCACTGCCCAGGTGGAGCCCCTGTTGAAGGCCGACGGCGGCGGGAGCTTTACGGGGCTGGTGCAGGATGCGCTGACCGGGCAGGTCCTTTTTGACCGCGGCGGTTCCGAGAGCCGGGTCCCGGCATCCAACCTGAAGCTGCTGACCGCGGTGGCGGCCCTCCGCTCCCTCGGCCCGGAGCGCCGGTTCACCACCTCCGTGGTGCAAGGTCCGGAAGCCGGGCAGGTGGTGCTGGTGGGCGGCGGCGACGTCCTGCTCGGTGCGGGGGAGTCGAACGGGGACCTGGTGATGGGCCACGCCGGCCTGGCGACGCTGGCTGCCCGGACGGTGGAAGCGCTGAAAGCAGCCGGCACCAACGGGGAGCTCAGAGTGCTGGTGGACGATTCCCTCTTCACCGGCCCTGCCCTGAACCCGGCCTGGGAGAGCGGGGATGTGGCTGCGGGGGAAGTGGCGCCCGTGTACCCCTTGGCCATGAACTCGGCCCGCTACGATCCCGCCGTCACCACCGGCCCGCGCCCGCAGGACTCTGCGGTGACGGTGGCGGAGGAATTTGCGGCCCGGCTGCGGACGGCAGGCGCGGCCGCGGGACTGGCCGTGGCAGCCGCCGTCGAACATTCCCCCCTTGCTGTCCAGTCAGGCGGCGGGGAGCCGGCGGTCCTGGCGGAAGCGGAGTCGGCCACGATGGCCGAGCAGGTGGACCTGATGCTGCAGGCCTCGGACAACTACCTGGCGGAAGTGTTGGGACGGATGGCCTCGGTAGCGGCGGGCGGACCGGGCAGCAACGACGGCGCCACGACCGCTGTCCGCGCGCAGCTCGCAGACGCCGGAATTTCCGTCGAAGGCATCAAACTGGTGGACGTGTGCGGGCTGGCCATGGGCAACCAGGTCTCAGCCCGCCATTTCTCCGAAGTGGTGCGAACCATTGCAGCCGGCGCGGACAGCCGGCTCCGCGCCGCGCTGAACGGTTTCCCGGTGGCCGGCCTCACCGGCACCCTGGACACCCGTTACGGCGAAGATTCAACGGCCCGGGGTGCAGGCCTGGTCCGGGCCAAGACCGGAACTTTGAACACGGTGTTGGCGCTCAGCGGTTACGTGGTGGACGCTGACGGCCGCCTCCTGGTCTTCTCCTTCATCGGCAACGGGCTCACGCCGGGCGCCGCCGGCAACAAGGTGGCTTTGGACCGGGCCGCAACGGCGCTCGCGGCCTGCGGCTGCCGGTAGCGGTGCTGCTTGCAAAACCCGCCGCTAGGACTCCCGGCGTGCCGGCTCAGTCGCCTGCAGCTTGGATGCGGCGGTACTAACGGATTGAACGCCTGACGGCTGCGTTGCAGGTTCGGCCGCAACAGCGGCGGTAGCAGTGGTGCCCAACAGGGCAGCCATCACGACGGCGGCCAGCACCGACTTCCAGCCCTTCCGGGGACCGACGGTGAGGGGAGCAACGGGACGGTACGGGATCATGGAGTTCTCCTTCGGTGGTTGGGCTCTTGGTTACTACCGTGCCGGACCGACTTAGCGATCGGCTTTCGCGATCCTGTGAGCCGGCTGTGCAACAGGTCAGGCCCGGGGCAGCAGGGGCGGCTGGTTCGCCGGTCAGCGAACTTAAGGACTATCCACAGCCTGCTGTGTTCTGATGGGACCTATGGAGTCCACTGCAGGTGAGTCGTCAGCACAAACGTTGTCCAGCCAGGCCTCGTCCCTGATCAACTGGGACCTTGCCGCCTCCACGGCGGCGCGGCTGGCTCCGGCGGGCCCGGTCTTGAACCCGGCCGCAATCGGCGACGCCGTGGAGAGCCTGCGCAGGCTCGCCGACGCCTCGGTGGAGCACGTCCATGAGATCACGGGGCTGGAAGCGGCCCGGAATCTACGGGATTCGACCGTGCTGGTAGTGGACCGCGCCTCGTGGGCCAAAGCCAACACCCAAAGCTTCGCCGTGATGCTGAAGCCCGCCATGGAAAAGATGCTCGAAAGCCGGCGCGGTTCATTGAGTCCGGCCGCGGCCAGTGTCAGCGGCGCCATCACCGGCAGCCAGTTGGGCGCTGTCCTGGCCTTCCTGTCCAGCAAGGTCCTTGGCCAGTACGATCCGTTCGCGGCGCTCGCCGAAGGTTCCACGGCGCCGTCGGGCGGACGCCTGCTCCTGGTTGCCCCCAACATTGTCGCTGTCGAACAGGAACTGAACGTCACTCCTGAGGATTTCCGGCTCTGGGTCTGCCTGCACGAGCAGACCCACCGGGTCCAGTTTGCCGCGGCGCCCTGGCTGCGGCACCACATGCTGGAGCAGATTGACGAACTCAGCGGGCACCTGTTGGGCAATGTCGATTCGCTGATGGAGCGTGCCACGGCCGCCGCCCGTTCGCTGAAGGACCGCTCGGCCAATGGCAACACGCCCGGCCGCGGAGCCATCCTCGACCTGCTGCAGGATCCCGAGGAGAAAGCCGCCATCTCGCACCTCACCGCCGTGATGAGCCTCCTCGAAGGCCATGCGAACGTGGTGATGGACGCCGTGGACGCCAGCATCGTGCCGTCGGTGAAGACCATCCGGCAGCGCTTCAACGACCGCGGCAAGGACCGCGGCGTCATCGAGAAGTTCATCCGCAGCCTCCTGGGCCTGGACGCCAAGATGCGCCAGTACTCCGACGGCGCGCGCTTCGTCCGTGCCGTGGTGGACGTGGCGGGAATGGAAGGCTTCAACCGGGTGTGGGAGTCGGCGGACCACCTGCCCACCGAGCCAGAAATCCACGATGCCAAGCTGTGGATTGAGCGGATGGGACTCTGATTAACACCGTTCCCCAACCCAGCGAACCAGCCCAGCGCAGTGACCCGGCCCAGCGCATCCAGCCAGCCCAGCGCAGCGGACGACGACGGCCCGGCCGGCTGGCGCCCGTCGTTGGCACTGCCCGCAAGATGCTCCAGGACGTGCTGGCCCAGGCCGGCTACCCCCGGCACCTCCTGATCGCCTGCAGCGGGGGGCCGGACTCCCTCGCCCTGGCAGCAGTGGCCGCCTACTTCGCCCGCCGCGGCCACGTCGATGGCCACCCGGTGACGGTGGGCGCCGTGGTGGTGGACCACCAACTGCAGGAAGGGTCCGCCCAGGTTGCGGCCACGACAGCCCGGGTACTGCAGGAACTGGGCCTTGCCCCCGTGGAAATCCGGACGGTGACAGTGGCCACTGCCGGCACAGGCCCCGAAGCCGCGGCCCGGGGAGCCCGGCATGCAGCCCTTGTAGCAGCCGCCGAAAACCAGGGCGCCGACGCCATCCTGCTGGGCCACACCCTGGACGACCAGGCTGAGCAGGTGCTCCTGGGCCTGGCCCGGGGGTCGGGAACCCGGTCGCTCGCCGGGATGAGGCCTGCCCGCGGCAAGCTGCTGCGGCCCTTCCTCGGACTCCGCCGGGCGGACACGGAGGAGATCTGCGACCTCGAGGAGCTGGACCCGTGGCACGATCCCAGCAACGCGGATCCGGCCTTCGCCCGTTCGCGCACCCGCGTGGAAGTCCTGCCGCACCTTGAGGAAAAGCTGGGGCCCGGCGTCGCGGAATCCCTCGCCCGGACAGCCTCCATCCTGCAGCTCGACGCCGACTACCTGGAGGAAGTGGCGGAAACCACCTTTACATCGCTCGTGGAGCGGAATGGCCGCGAACTGGCCCTTCCCGAGGACGCGTTGCGCGGCTTGGCCCCCGCCATCAGGTTCCGCGTGATCGCGAAGGCAGCGGCCGACGTCGGCGGGCAGCAGCCTGGCTACCAGCGCCTTTTGGCGGCGGAAGCGCTGCTGCGGCGGCAGGGTTCCGCCGGCCCGGTGGAACTGCCTGGAGGCGTGAGCGTCTACAGGTTGTCCCTCGCGCAGCTGGAAGGCCTTCCAGCGGTGAACAGTGCGCAGGGACCTGCTCAGCCCGCACCCGTTCACCGCGGAGGCGCACGCTGTGGGAAGCTAGTATTCCGGCCTCAAAAACCGCCCGCAAAATAGTCGCACCCCCGCATCTACACAGGAGCCATTGGTGGATTCAAACGACGTCCAGGCAGACCTCAAGCACGTTCTCTACAGCAGGGAGCAGATCCAGCAGCGCATCACCGAGCTCGCTGCTCAGATCGACAAGGACTACGAGGGCCGCGAGATCCTCATTGTGGGCGTCCTCAAGGGTGCCGTGATGGTGATGGCTGACCTGGCCCGCGCCCTGCACAGCCACATCTCCATGGACTGGATGGCAGTTTCCTCCTACGGCTCCGGCACCCAGTCCTCGGGAGTAGTCCGCATCCTGAAGGACCTGGACACGGATCTGATGGGCAAGGACGTGCTGATCGTGGAGGACATCATCGATTCCGGCCTCACCCTCTCCTGGCTGAAGACCAACCTGGAATCCCGCGGCACCGCCTCCGTGGAGATCTGCACCGCCTTCCGCAAGCCGACGGCCGCCAAGGTGGAGATCGACGTCAAGTACGTGGGTTACGACATCCCCAACGAATTCGTAGTGGGCTACGGCCTGGACTACGCCGAGAAGTACCGCAACCTGGACTTCGTCGGCACCCTCGCGCCGCACGTCTACGAGTAGGCCGCGCCGCTCGAACTTGGGTAACAACATTGGCATCAAGGACGTGGCCCTGGCCGCTGGAGTGTCCGTCACCACGGTCTCCCATGTCCTGAACGATGTTGCCTACGCGCGCGTCAGCGCAGAAACGCGGAACAAGGTCCGGTCTGCGGCGGAGCCACGTCCGCGTCGGCTTCATCAACAACATCGCGGACGCGCCTTTCAACCTTGAACGGCTGCGCGGCTTCCGGGAGACGCTCGCCGGCGCAGGGCTCGACGGCGACGGTGCGCCTGTGCAGGCAGCCTCCTCCGACGCGCAGGGCGGCTACGAGGCCGCGCCGCATCCTGGAAGGCGACAACCCGCCGTCGGCCCCTGTTCTGCTACAACGACCGCATGGATGGGCGCCTACCGCGCAGCCGCTGAGCTGGGCCTGTCCATCCCGGCGGACCTGTCCGTGGTGGGCTTCGATGACCAGGAGCTGATCGCCGCCAACCTGCACCCCGGGCTTTCCACCGTTGCCCTGCCGCACTATGAAATGGGCGCCTGCGCCGCGGAACGCCTGATTGACACGGTGGAGGGAACGCCGTTGCCCGGTGCTTCTGCCCCGGAACCGGTACTCCTTAACTGCCCGCTGGTGGCCCGTGCCTCCGTGGCCGGGCCCCGGGTTTAGCTGTAATGGCGGCGCCGGCACGGGTGGCGGCGGCCACTACGCCCAGAGGGAACTTTTGCCCCACACCATGCGTGATCTACTCCGGACGGTGTATAGCTAGAAGCTGACGCAGCACCATCACGCGCGCAGACTACTCGCCGTGAAGCACTACCAGGAGGGACGGGGCCAGCCCCGAACAGATGAAAGCTAAGAACTTCTTCAAGGGCCCGGGCATCTGGATCGTCGTTGTGATCGTGATGCTCCTCGTGGCCTTTGCAACGCTCGCTCCCGGCGGTGCAGCCCGGATCGACACTGATAAGGGCCTTGAACTGCTCGCCGGCAACAAGGTGGAGCAGGCAAAGATCTTCGACGGCGAAAACCGCGTGGACCTGGTGCTGAAGGACAATCTCCAGGTGGACGGGCAGGACAAGGGGAAGAGTGTCCAGTTCTTCTTTGTGGACGCCCGCGCCCAGGACGTGGTCAAGGCAGTCACCGACTCCAAGCCGGCCGAGGGCTACACGGACCAGCCGATCGAAAGCAACTGGTTCTCCGGCCTGCTCTCGCTGCTGATTCCGGTCATCCTGCTCGGTGCCCTGTTCTGGTTCCTGATGACCCGGATGCAGGGCGGCGGTTCCAAGATCATGCAGTTCGGCAAGTCCAAGGCCAAGATGGTCAGCAAGGACATGCCGCAGGTGACGTTCGCTGACGTGGCAGGCTCTGATGAGGCTGTGGAGGAACTGCAGGAAATCAAGGAATTCCTGCAGGAACCGGCCAAGTTTCAGGCTGTCGGGGCCAAGATTCCCAAGGGCGTGCTGCTCTACGGCCCTCCGGGTACCGGTAAGACCCTCCTGGCCCGCGCTGTTGCGGGCGAGGCCGGCGTCCCCTTCTTCTCCATTTCCGGCTCGGACTTCGTGGAAATGTTCGTCGGTGTGGGCGCCTCCCGCGTCCGCGACCTCTTCGAACAGGCCAAGACCAACTCTCCCGCCATCATCTTCGTGGACGAGATCGACGCCGTCGGACGCCACCGCGGTGCGGGCATCGGCGGCGGCAACGACGAACGCGAGCAGACCCTTAACCAGCTGCTGGTGGAAATGGACGGCTTCGACGTCAAGACCAACGTCATCCTCATCGCCGCCACCAACCGGCCGGACGTGCTGGACCCCGCGCTGCTGCGCCCCGGCCGCTTCGACCGCCAGATCGGTGTGGAAGCGCCGGACATGATCGGCCGCGACCAGATCCTGCAGGTACACGCAAAGGGCAAGCCCATGGCACCTTCCGTGGACCTCAAGGCCGTTGCCAAGAAGACGCCCGGCTACACCGGTGCAGACCTGGCCAACGTCCTGAACGAGGCGGCACTGCTCACCGCCCGCTCCAACGCCAACCTGATTGATGACCGCGCACTGGACGAGGCCATCGACCGCGTCATGGCCGGCCCGCAGAAGCGCAGCCGCGTCATGAAGGAGCACGAGCGCAAGATCACCGCGTACCACGAAGGCGGCCACGCACTGGTGGCGGCCGCGCTGCGGAACTCCGCACCGGTCACCAAGATCACCATCCTTCCCCGAGGACGCGCCCTCGGATACACCATGGTGGTTCCGGACAACGACAAGTACTCCGTGACCCGCAACGAGCTCCTGGACCAGATGGCCTACGCCATGGGCGGCCGCGTGGCGGAGGAAATCGTCTTCCACGATCCCTCCACCGGCGCCTCCAATGACATCGAGAAGGCCACCGGCACCGCCCGCAAGATGGTCACCGAGTACGGCATGAGCGAACGCGTCGGCGCCGTCCGGCTCGGCCAGGGCGGCGGTGAGCCCTTCCTGGGCCGCGATGCCGGGCACGAGCGCAACTACTCGGACCAGATCGCCTACGTGGTGGACGAGGAAGTGCGCCGGCTGATCGACCAGGCCCATGACGAGGCGTACGCCATCCTCGTCGAGAACCGGGACGTCCTGGACCGGCTGGCCCTCGAACTGCTGGAACGTGAAACGCTGAACCAGGCCGAGATCGCTGACATCTTCCGTGACATCCGCAAGCGCGATTTCCGTGAGGTGTGGTTGTCCAAGGAGACCCGCCCGGTGCAGAAGGCCGGGCCGGTGGAATCCCGCCGGGAGCAGGCTGAGCGTGAAGCCCAGGAAGAGGCCAAGAAAGCGCGCCTGGACGAGCCGCTGGACGCCCAGCCGCCGCATCCGCAGGGTGTTCCGGAAGACGCTCAGTTCCAGGGAGGCATCCCCGACTCGGGGCCTGACGCCCTTCGCGGCTAAGCTTTCTTACGTGAACCACTTCGACGACGACGACGTTCCCGCCTCCGCCGGATATCCGGCGGAGGGCGGCGCCCACCATTCAAAGCACCATAAAGTGGACCGGCCCCGGATCGAGGCAGCCGTCCGCGAGATTCTCCTGGCCATTGGAGAAGACCCGGACCGCGGCGGCCTCGTGGACACCCCCAAGCGGGTGGCCAAGGCCTACGCCGAGGTGTTTGCCGGGCTGCACCACGACCCCGCCGACGTCCTGTCCACCACCTTCGACCTCGACCATGAGGAACTGGTCCTGGTCAAGGACATCCCCTTCTACTCCACCTGCGAACACCACCTGGTGCCGTTCCACGGGGTGGCCCACGTGGGCTACATTCCCTCGCACGACGGAAAGGTGACCGGGCTGAGCAAGCTGGCCCGGCTCGTGGATATCTACGCCCGGCGTCCGCAGGTGCAGGAGCGCCTCACCACGGAGATCGTCGAAGCGATGGTCCGCCACCTCAAGCCCCGCGGCGCCATCGTCGTTGTTGAATGCGAACACATGTGCATGTCCATGCGCGGTATCCGCAAGCCCGGAGCGAAGACCGTCACCAGTGCGGTCCGCGGGCAGCTTCATGACCCGGCCACCCGTGCCGAAGCCATGAGCCTCATCCTCGGAAGGTAATCGACACACCATGGATTCACTCGCTGCAGCGCCGGGAACCGGCCCCGCAACCTCGCCACTGCCCGTCCTGCGCAAACCGCGCCCGGCAGCCCGCTTCGAAGACCTGCCCACCGACCGCACACTGGTCATGGGAATCGTCAACGTCACGCCCGATTCCTTCAGCGACGGCGGCCAGCACGCCACAGCGGACTCAGCCATCGCCGCCGGGCTGCGCATGTTCTACGCGGGAGCGGACATCATCGACGTCGGAGGCGAATCCACCCGCCCCGGCGCAGAAGACGTCAGCCCGGACGAGGAACAGCGGCGCGTGATCCCCGTGATCGAAGCATTGGTGAAGGCCGGCGCCCTGGTCAGCATCGACACCATCCACACCGCCACCGCCGCCGCCGCGCTGAACGCCGGCGCGGCCATCATCAACGACGTCTCCGGGCTCACCATGGAACCGGAAATGGCCGACCTCGCAGCGTCTTCCAAGGCCCCGTACATCCTCACCCACCGCCGCGGCGATGCGCGCACCATGAACTCCCTCGCGGAGTACAAGGACGTTGCCGGCGAAGTGGTTGCCGAGCTGGCCGGAGTGCGGGACAAGCTTTACGCCGCCGGCGTCAGCCCGGAGCGGATCATCATTGACCCGGGCCTGGGGTTCGCCAAGAACGACGCCCAGAACTGGGAGCTCCTGCAGAACCTGGACCAGCTGGACAGCCTGGGCCACAAGGTCCTGGTGGGCGCCTCCCGCAAGAGATTCCTCGGCACCCTCCTGACCGTTGCCGGGAAGACAGCCGCCCCCCAGGAACGCGATGACGCCACCGCGGCCATCACCGCCATCAGCGCCTACCGGGGCGCCTGGGCAGTCCGCGTGCACGACGTCGGCCCCAGCCTGGACGCCGTGAAAGTTGCCGCGCGCATGGCCGCCCCCAGAACCAGCCAGTAGGCCCAGCCATGGACAGGATTACGCTGACCGGTGTCACCGCCGTCGGCCATCACGGCGTCTTTGATTTTGAACGCCGCGAAGGCCAGCCCTTTGTTGTGGACGCGGTGCTGTACCTCGACTTTGCCCGGGCGGCGGAATCGGACGACGTCCGGGACACCGCGCACTACGGCGAGGTTGCACAGCGTATTACTGAATGGATTTCCGGTGAACCGCTGAACCTGATCGAGGCGCTGGCTGTACGGATCGCGGACAGCCTGCTCAGCGAATTCCGGCTCCAGGCCGTGGACGTCACCGTGCACAAGCCGCAGGCCCCCATCGAGGTGCCTTTCGGCGACGTGGCGGTCAGTGTGCACCGGGCCAGGAATGACGGGCGCAGGGCCAACGGGGATCAGGCCAACGGGGAGAGACCAGCGCAGGGGGAAGCCGCATGAACTCCGGGTATTCCAAGGCGGTGCTGGCCCTGGGCAGCAACCTTGGCGAGCGCAACGAGACACTGACCGAGGCCGTTGCGGACCTCGTGGATCCGCCCGAGATCCGCCTGCTCGCCGTTTCACCCGTTGTGCAGACCAAAGCTGTGGGTGGTCCGCCCGGCCAGCCGGACTTCCTGAACATGGTGATCACCATCGAAACCAGCCTCAGCCCGCAGGAACTGCTGGAACACTGCCAGTCGGTGGAAAACAAGCACCACCGCGTGCGGGAGGTGCGCTGGGGGCCGCGAACGCTCGACGTCGACATCATCACTTATGGCGACCTGCGCAGCGATGACCCTGTCCTCACCCTGCCGCATCCCCGTGCGGCCACCCGCGCCTTCGTCCTGTACCCCTGGTCGTTGATCGAGCCCGCTGCCACGCTGAACGGCGAACGCATCAGTACCCTTGCCACCCGCGCAGATGACTTCGGCGACCTTGCCCTGTTCGACGGCTTCGGCGACTTCGACGGCCTGCCCACCGCAGGAGCTGTGGAGGAGCGATGAAACCCCTCAACCCGTTGCGCCTGATGCTGATCGGCGTCATTCTGGCCGTAGCGGGCTGGTCCGCGACGGTGGTGACCGGCCGCTACGGCATGGGAACCCCCGTCCTGCCGGCCACCGCGCTGGCCACCATGGGCGTGATTGTGGCCATCACCCTGATCCTTGGCATCAGGATCCTGCGGTGGCGCAACAGCAACAAACCCAACAGCAACAAGAAAAAAACCCTGCTCGATCCGCTCCTGGCGGCCCGGACGCTGGTGCTCGCGCAGGCTTGCGCCTACGCGGGAACAGTCCTGCTGGGCTGGCATGTGGGGATTTTCCTGGACCAGCTGCGGATCTGGAGCCTGCGCAGCAACCAGGGCATTACCTGGCTGGCGCTGGCGATGGCGGGCGGCGGACTGGTGATGATCGTGGTGGGCCTGCTGGTGGAGCGGTTTTGCCGGATTCCGCCGGAGGACGGCGACGCGGACAGTGCAGACGGGAAGCCGGGCCGCCAGGTACGCGGCGAAGCCGCGGGGGAAGGCGAATATGCATACCGAGGCGATTGACCCGCCGGGAATCGCCTGGCACCGGGTGTCACCCAAATATGTCACAGTCCGGCTGGTGGAGTGGGCGCTGGCGAACCTCGTCACGGTGCTCCTGTTGTCCCTGCCCCTGGTGCTTGTCCTCCTGGATGCGTGGGCCTGGCCGCCGCTGTGGCTTGCAGTCACCGTGCCGTCGGCCGGGCTGGTGCTGGCCCTGTGGCGGCTGGTGTTGATTCCGCGGCAGGTCCGTGCCATCGGGTACGCCGAACGGGACGAGGACCTGCTGATCAGGACGGGCATCTTTTTCCAACGCACCATGGCCGTCCCTTACGGCCGCATGCAATACGTGGATATCGGCGTGGGCCCGGTGGAGCGCGGACTGGGCCTCTGCACCCTGAAACTCCACACCGCCTCACCGGGGACCCGCGCGCACATCCCCGGGCTGCCCGCGGCGGAAGGCGCACGCCTTCGTGAGCAGCTTGCGGCCCGCGGCGAAGCCAGGCTGGCTGGACTGTGACCGCAGAGGGACCGCTCCCGGAGCCTGGCGCTCCGCGCACTGACCCTGCCCCCGAAAGCGCCGCTCCCGCCGGTGTTCCGGGCAGTGTCCCCGCTGGTGTTCCGGGCACTGCGGCCGACGGCGCTCCAGGCGTCCCCGCTCGTGTTCCGGGCCCTGCTAGCGTTGCGGGCACTGCGGCTGGCGGCGAACCAGCTACCGCAGCCGACGGCGAATGGCTGCGGGTGCACCCGGCGTCGCCTTTTGTGCGTGGCTGGGTGGCCCTGGCAGCGATCGGCTTCTTCTTTGGCCGGGACGTTTTCGAGCGCGCACTGCAGGGCCGGCCCCTCACGGGCGACGAGTTCGCCGGCCGGGCACCATGGCTGCTGGCGGCGGGCGGCATCATGCTGATCATCGCGGTGCTTGGTTTTATCCTCACCTGGTACTTCACCAAGTACCAGGTGTCCGGAGGCTACGTCCGGGTCAACACCGGCTTCATTTTCCGCCAGCAGCGCCAGGCGCGGCTGGACCGGGTTCAGGCCATCGACATTGTGCAGCCCCTGCTGGCCCGGATCTTCGGCCTGGCTGAACTCAAGTTTGAGGTGGCAGACGCGGGGGAGTCCGCTGTACGCCTGGCCTACCTCACCATGGACGAAGCACGCCAACTCCGCGCCACCATCCTGGCCCGCGCGGCCGGTGTGGCCGTGGACCCGTCTTGCCCCGACGGGCCGGCACCCGAGGCGCCGGAATATCCGGTACTGGCGGTGCCGCCGTCGCGCCTTATCGGGTCCCTGCTGCTCAGCGAGCAAAGCGTTGTTGTGGTGCTCGGTGGTGCCGCATCCGTGGTTCTTTCCGCGGTCACCGAAAACCGGAGTTTCTACTTCTACCTGATTCCGGCTGCCCTGGGTCTGGCGGCCAGCTACTGGAACCTGTTCAACAAGGGCTACAACTTCACCGCAGCCATCTCTCCGGACGGCATCCGGCTGCGCTACGGGCTGCTGGACACCCAGGCGCAGACGCTTCCGCCGGGCCGGATCCAGGCCTTGAAAGTGGCCCAGCCTCCGTTATGGCGGGCGCTGGGCTGGTACCGCATCCAGGTCAATGTGGCCGGTTACGGCGGTATCGAGAACGCGGCGGAGGGTTCCGCGCGGACCACGCTCCTGCCCGTAGGCCGACTGGAGGACGTGATGGCGATCCTCGCACTGGTGCTTCCGGATCCAGGCACGCCTGATCCTGCGGTCGTCTTCGGCGCCGGGCTCCATGGCCTGGATTCCGACGGTGGCTTCATCACCACACCACGCAGCGCCCGCCTGCTGGCGCCGCTGGGATGGCGCCGGAACGGATTTGCCGCAACGGACACAGCTCTGCTGATCCGCTCCGGCCGCTGGTGGCGCGAGCTGATGATGGTGCCGCACCAGCGGACCCAGTCCATGGCACTGCACCAGGGCCCGCTGGCACGCCGCTTCGGAGTGGCCGACCTGGTGCTGCACACCACCGTGGGGCCTGTCTCCCCGCGGCTGCGGCAGGCCGGCGTCGAGCAGGCTCAGGCGCTTTTTGACGCCCAGTCCGCCCGCGCACGGCTTGCGCGGAAGCGGCAGACCACTGAGCAATGGCTGGCGCAAGTGGCACCACGCGAGCGCGTAGTTGAGTCTGAGCAGGTGGTTGAGCCTGGCCCTATGGTTGAGCCTGGCCGAGCGACTGAGCCTGGCC from Pseudarthrobacter siccitolerans encodes:
- the folE gene encoding GTP cyclohydrolase I FolE, with amino-acid sequence MNHFDDDDVPASAGYPAEGGAHHSKHHKVDRPRIEAAVREILLAIGEDPDRGGLVDTPKRVAKAYAEVFAGLHHDPADVLSTTFDLDHEELVLVKDIPFYSTCEHHLVPFHGVAHVGYIPSHDGKVTGLSKLARLVDIYARRPQVQERLTTEIVEAMVRHLKPRGAIVVVECEHMCMSMRGIRKPGAKTVTSAVRGQLHDPATRAEAMSLILGR
- the folP gene encoding dihydropteroate synthase, whose amino-acid sequence is MDSLAAAPGTGPATSPLPVLRKPRPAARFEDLPTDRTLVMGIVNVTPDSFSDGGQHATADSAIAAGLRMFYAGADIIDVGGESTRPGAEDVSPDEEQRRVIPVIEALVKAGALVSIDTIHTATAAAALNAGAAIINDVSGLTMEPEMADLAASSKAPYILTHRRGDARTMNSLAEYKDVAGEVVAELAGVRDKLYAAGVSPERIIIDPGLGFAKNDAQNWELLQNLDQLDSLGHKVLVGASRKRFLGTLLTVAGKTAAPQERDDATAAITAISAYRGAWAVRVHDVGPSLDAVKVAARMAAPRTSQ
- the folB gene encoding dihydroneopterin aldolase; protein product: MDRITLTGVTAVGHHGVFDFERREGQPFVVDAVLYLDFARAAESDDVRDTAHYGEVAQRITEWISGEPLNLIEALAVRIADSLLSEFRLQAVDVTVHKPQAPIEVPFGDVAVSVHRARNDGRRANGDQANGERPAQGEAA
- the folK gene encoding 2-amino-4-hydroxy-6-hydroxymethyldihydropteridine diphosphokinase, which encodes MNSGYSKAVLALGSNLGERNETLTEAVADLVDPPEIRLLAVSPVVQTKAVGGPPGQPDFLNMVITIETSLSPQELLEHCQSVENKHHRVREVRWGPRTLDVDIITYGDLRSDDPVLTLPHPRAATRAFVLYPWSLIEPAATLNGERISTLATRADDFGDLALFDGFGDFDGLPTAGAVEER
- a CDS encoding DUF3180 domain-containing protein; protein product: MKPLNPLRLMLIGVILAVAGWSATVVTGRYGMGTPVLPATALATMGVIVAITLILGIRILRWRNSNKPNSNKKKTLLDPLLAARTLVLAQACAYAGTVLLGWHVGIFLDQLRIWSLRSNQGITWLALAMAGGGLVMIVVGLLVERFCRIPPEDGDADSADGKPGRQVRGEAAGEGEYAYRGD
- a CDS encoding PH domain-containing protein yields the protein MHTEAIDPPGIAWHRVSPKYVTVRLVEWALANLVTVLLLSLPLVLVLLDAWAWPPLWLAVTVPSAGLVLALWRLVLIPRQVRAIGYAERDEDLLIRTGIFFQRTMAVPYGRMQYVDIGVGPVERGLGLCTLKLHTASPGTRAHIPGLPAAEGARLREQLAARGEARLAGL
- a CDS encoding PH domain-containing protein, with the translated sequence MRVHPASPFVRGWVALAAIGFFFGRDVFERALQGRPLTGDEFAGRAPWLLAAGGIMLIIAVLGFILTWYFTKYQVSGGYVRVNTGFIFRQQRQARLDRVQAIDIVQPLLARIFGLAELKFEVADAGESAVRLAYLTMDEARQLRATILARAAGVAVDPSCPDGPAPEAPEYPVLAVPPSRLIGSLLLSEQSVVVVLGGAASVVLSAVTENRSFYFYLIPAALGLAASYWNLFNKGYNFTAAISPDGIRLRYGLLDTQAQTLPPGRIQALKVAQPPLWRALGWYRIQVNVAGYGGIENAAEGSARTTLLPVGRLEDVMAILALVLPDPGTPDPAVVFGAGLHGLDSDGGFITTPRSARLLAPLGWRRNGFAATDTALLIRSGRWWRELMMVPHQRTQSMALHQGPLARRFGVADLVLHTTVGPVSPRLRQAGVEQAQALFDAQSARARLARKRQTTEQWLAQVAPRERVVESEQVVEPGPMVEPGRATEPGPMVEPGRATEPEPVVELGPVFWPEPVEGPQPVRKHLPVVEPAETPVPTQKGHHHG